A region of the Mytilus trossulus isolate FHL-02 chromosome 11, PNRI_Mtr1.1.1.hap1, whole genome shotgun sequence genome:
catataattatttagattaaatactacatgaaaaatatatttagaataCTTCGTATGaacacatttttgaaaagtaGAATTTATGGATAATTTCAATGTACGCGACGTGGGATTTCCAAGATGTCAAAAGGGTATTTGTTTAACATTGGTATTTCATAAGTTAATATATGATTAAGTTGTTTTGGCAAGCTCATATTTCATTGTAATTATGTATAATTTGATCTTTTGCATGTGAAAAGCACATAAATATGTCTAAATGTAAGGAATTCATCttgaaaacataaaagacaaaatTCCTTTTGCGCTTGATTAGCATTTCATACAAAAAGTCCTCATAATGTTTATCTCCTAGTTCTCAGGAGTACACTTGTCactttaaggttttttttcagaacatATGCAATAATATCCCAAAATAGAATATACTTGGCTAACGTCCCGAAAAGCTTGATGATCCTAAGATAGTGGAAGAATAATTtttccagttttttttttacagattttcagaaaagaaatgatattagaacaagttatttttagaataagtGTTTTTCCCATATCACAAGATTTGAATTTGAACGTTTGATGAAAAAAGTCTTAGAGAAAAGATGGCTTCAAAATGGTACCAACTATCAAATTTTAAGTGTCCGGTACCCGGATGCGATGGGtatgttatacattttaatCTTAGACTTGAAgtatattttcaaaactgtttAATCACTTTCATTTGTTTGCAATACTGTccatattgatattgttttacAAAGGAAAATTTGTTTACTAACAAGTAGCTTCTCGCTATTATACATGTCTAAGCGTTTGATAAATCATTTTTGTATACAAAGTCCAGCATCAACATATTTTATCCATAATGCTTACAAACATTTagtgttaaattgttttatgtgatataGTTTTATATCTTTAATGTGTGTTTGCTCTACATGTGTtgttaacaaacgacaaccactgaattacaggctcctgacttggtacaggcacatacataaataatgtggcggggttaaacatgttagtaggatcccaaccctcccccttttaacTTCAGACgtttaacaaaaattacaaaagattTGCGgtacaaacatatcaaaatcaacaaataCCAAGcctatggcaagccgttttgcTATTTATTCTTACTTCAAGCTAtctcataaactttataagatatctgaaatagtttatgagatatcttttatagtttatgagatatcttaaatagtttataagatatctcatatacttttctttgtaagagacagtaattgttttattccatattccgagagaagaaaatgtatttaatgtCAAACATATATACCAAAACAAATTGTACATGAAACATTTTGCCATAACGTTGCATGTAAAAGCGCGTGACGTTTAGCGCGGTGAATAACACTTTCTCaggtgaatatgtttttttatttaaaattcaattcatatagaaaaacctactaaaataataccaatatggaataaaaccGCATActtacctcatcaaaagacagtaattgtataatatcagatatcttatatattatataagatatataataaactttataagatatcttataaactttataagatattttataaactttataagatatcttatgttgtttataagatatcttatatagtttgtaagatatcttttatagtttataagatatcttatatagtttataagatatcttatatcgtttttaagatatctcatatacgttataagatattttattttattttatttatgaaatatctcataaattattaaagatatattttatactttatgagatatcttataaactatataagatatctttaaaacTTTAGAAGAcatcatataaattatataagatatcttatataaaaaatattaataagatatttcatattctttataagatatcttataaacattagaagatatcttataaactttagaagatatcttataaactttagaagatatcttatatatcttataaagtatataagatatcttaaaaactatatgagatatatcttatattatatataagatatctcatatattaattatagaagatatcttatatattatatacaattactgtcttttgatgaggtaaatatgcggttttattgacttttgaaaaaaatgatattcactgaggccgacggccgaagtgaatatcagtttttcaaaagtcaattaaaccgcatatttaccgaaacaaaagacagtaattgttttatttcatattccgAGAGaagaaaatgttgtatttaatgacaaacatttaccaaaacaaattttacatgaaacatTTTACCATAACGTTGCATGTAAAAGCGCGTGACGTTTAGCGCGGTGAATAACACTTTTCTCcaggtgaatatgcttttttattcaaaatccaattcATATAGAGAAACCTACTAAAATAATACCAATATggaataatatacaattactgtcttttggtgaggtaaatgtgtggttttattgacttttgaaaaactgatattcactgaggccaacggccgaagtgaatattagtttttcaaaagtcaataaaaccacatatttaccgaaacaaaagacagtaaatgttttattccatattccgagagaagttaatgtaatggaaaatatttaccaaaaccaattgtacgtcaaacgtttttttaccaaaattatacaCGTAAAAGCACGCGATGTTTTGCGCGGTGAATATCATTTTtccgcaggtgaatatgcttatttattcaaaatcccattcatatagaaaaacctaccaatattttatcaatatggaataatataagatatcttatatattataaaagatatcttGTATATCATATGAGATATCTTGATATTCGAATTATAGTGAAACGGCTTTCCATACAAGCCTTTTGAGTTTGAACAACTACATAGACATGTGACGGGAATTTGCTTTTAAACTATATTAATAAATTGACGTTGTGTTCAGAGAATGACatatgacaaaatgttaaaacaaatctaCAAAAAAGGTTTTGACTCTATACTGGGAATTTAATTTTGCTAATTTTACTTGATTGacaaaaacttgcattttcatgaatattggTTTTGAGGCTTTGCCAAATTTAGCATACATGCCTGTAGAAAAGTTTTACGTAGTGggatatttaaatttgtgacTGATCAAACAACATTGGTATATCACAAAGGAATATGAATCAACGGTACGTAGTTACAGTATTACAGACTACACAAACATTACATTGATCACGTGATTACCAAGATAAAcataaacacaattttaaagaTCGAACTAAAACAAAAGGTTAGATAATCATGTACGGATAATAATACAAGCATATTCTTTGaaattattaacatattttctCCTTCCTTATTTTTTAGTTCGCAAGCAGCAAGTTGGGTGTGCGCAAAAGATAAAACTGACATGTACATTTCCCAAACTGGTTATTTAAGGTGTAATCATGTAGAGCAAGGGAAGTATAGTCATTTTGGCCAAATTTGCACCTGGGGTTTTGACTGTGGGAACCATGGTAACCATCCAGTCCACAGATACAAACAGGCAGACCTACAAGGATTTAGCTTTGCTTTATCTCATGCGCTGCAATTAGTTTCTGAGGCAGGAGCAGTTTGGGTTGCATCCTTAATATTAGAACTTGGAAAACAATACGAGTACGTTTTAGTAAAGTAAAGTATATATTGGATGTAACTGTAATCTGAATCAACACTCAcattataaaaagtttgaaaagcttgcatggtaaatgaaaaataataaatacaagatATACAAAGATATAAGTAGGAAGTAAAATATACCAATATGCATACTCATACATCGTTAGTAAATTGTTCTAATGGTACAAGCTCAGGGTAGATTTCAGTAATAAGAATTGCTTTATTACAACTGCTATAGtaccacacacacacacacacacaccaacacacacacacacacgtATATGTGGTAGTATTATAGCAGTAGTAATAAAGCAATTCTTATTACTGAAATCTACCCTGAGCTTGTACCATATAGAATAATTTATTAACGATATATGAGTATGCATATTGGTATATTTACTCGTTTTTACTATGTCTGAAAcagttaaacatttttaaagcaaTACATGGTagcttaattaattaattaaagttgattattttaaaattgcagTAACGTATTGTTGAATTGAATTCATACTATTGATTCAAATATTGAccttttctaatatttttatttctttacacAAAAagatcatcttttttttcttcttttcagaAATCAATGATGGTCTACAACGCATGACTGGCCTGGATGTTCACACTGTTGTTTgattcattcattttgtttcaaaaaatattgtttctaTAACATTTATCTTCCTATTTGgactttgtttcatttattctCATAAATATTTCTTATACAAAGTTTAAATACCAATCTTTGTCTTTGACAACaataaattgaatgaatttGCGAAGCATATCGATGTATTGTACCCAAATCAAGCCACACATGTACTTGTGTACTTATCCCGATCTACATTCCTGTAATAttatatttctgttatttttggTATTCATATTTATTGTTCCATTATGAATTACATTCACGGAGATTGAcagaatttttaattaaattttatgaaaaacgcTACGATGCACCTATTATTTAAACTTTACCACATTATGTGGTATCATTTTCAAAGTATAAAACCATAAAAGTTTTGAATGCGAACATAACCAAAACTTACTAAACATTGGCAACATAGTAATGTTATTTGATGTGGAAAGTGTGTTCTTAACCTTAATATATCATGATTGTATTATTGTCTAGATTAAACTTACAATATCATAAAGAAAAGGATTTGTCATATTATTTGTAATGAAACATTTGAATTcaaacgatatatatatatacaataaaactaGGGTGAAAAAAGACTGCTTAAATATGTATACGGTGATACAAAGCTTTGTTTCGTGTTTTTTCAAACTGGTTCTGTGAATTAGGCGTTATGTTGATAGTTTTGATTAGTTTGTCTGTTCTTCGTCCATGATAGGAGTTTGAATGTCAAATTAATAGCTCGGTGTTACACAGATGCTCCTAGATTGGAGGAAATATCTCATAGAAGAGGAAAACAACCTAGAACACTGAACAAGATTAAACATTCTCGATAGTGCTAGTTTgtagtatttcttttttttttctcgaaaggTGCGAATCAAGTTCTGTCTCTATGTAGTACGGTTGCTCCAAGAGCGGAAAATAACGACGAGGAgacaattttaagattttttttatgatttataacatTTCTTCAGCGCTGCAAGTttgaagtatttatttttttcgagtGGTGCGAGTTCTGTCCCCTTATGACACAGGAGGAATTTACAAAGAGTTTGACAAAGTGATGCAAGTTGCAATAATTTTGTTTGAGTGGGCGAGTTGACTGTGGGCTGCGTTGTCATAAATTCAAGCCaagttgattataaaaaaaacaaacatatccGCCCACTTACAAAACTTCGACGGCAAGGAACCATTTACGGAACTTTATTTCAGGTTTAATTAATTAAGCTACGCTTATCAAAgcaattagtttaaacatatttatctatttatttatagtgggtTGTAATATCAGACTATTACATTGCATTTTTCATaacgcatgtattatcagccctaggttctaTAGGTTCGAGGGCTGATGATGCATGAGATATGGAAATTGACACGTTATGATcgttttatcatatgcttcaacaatgaagaaaaataacagattcattAAAATGATCCTTTCACGTTCCAAAATAGAAGTTCGAAGATTGAAAACTTCGCTGACGTCGGACCCCAGATTTAGTACATTCGATATGAAATCGTTCTATCATAAGCCTTTTAAACagtgaagaaaatattttaatatggacGAATCGACAAAATAAGTAATTCAACAATATACGTGATGAACACTATTTGGAAATGTCAACTTTTTGTAAAgaaactttctaaattatgtttgaaactttcaaaaaatgcgtttatttgataatttttttattattatttttttacacaatatactttcctgtatccaaataattgttttgtacactactttgttATGTGTTTCACTAAAAACGTTGTATTGATGTGttttttccggaatttgccgagtatcaccagaatgccatgcgataacgttacggaatggtatgtgataacaatcgaataaaattgagaagcatgtgataaacttttcatatcagcccgctcagcaccaattcgaaaaatatggagTTTACGTTAATTAAATGTTAtcatcatatgttatttagtctaagtatatgataaaacaaacaaGTTATTGCCTTGTAtcctttttcgaaatctacaagggtgtcttttacgtgcaagagatatgactcTCTCTCTCAACACAGGTCAGCTAGTTATTGTCCCCTTCTGACGGACAATCATCGTTTCTTAAGACctatactcgcaaatggtgtcgagggagagccgaaaattcagtctCCCCTCCCGAGTGGGCAATTAATATTTGAAGTTATAAAGTACATTACACTTATTATTACAATACTTCAGGCGATCGTCGGCTGGGAGTCATACCGGCTAAATAAGTTAGTCTCCAAATTTAATGGTTTAGATGTGAAGGATATTGAAATATGACAATTACAAGATGAGGACATAAACTTAAGCATCCCGCGCGCAGAACGTACTTTCAATGAAGGATGAGGTAGTCGATATATTAACTTCACAAAGCCCTGTAATAACAACGGTACATTGccagcacaggcacttgtctcagaaaaaatcCTTAATACCTTGACATAACACGTATTAAAGGATATTATTTTCTGAGACAAAGGCCTATGATTGCCAACCAAGAAATAGCTCGTTAGATTAACATAGATTTTGTCCGAAATGAAATAGGATAACATTAATATTAGGATACTTTTTACTATGATGATTAGCAAGATTTGGTGCGATGCCCTAAGTGACTTGATGAGGTTAAAGTAAGATGGTCCATGCCAGACAACAAAAACACCATATAAGCATTCAATACACGGAATATatttgacctattacttatggTATCTGAGAAATGGTAAAAAACGTGAAATCTTAACTTTGATTTACGAACTATgaatatgaggtcaaggtaaatGAACCCTGTTAGACAGACATGATAACTTAGCAACCATTCAATAAGCAAAATATGGTTGACATGTTACCTATAGTATATGATTAACATAAACCATGAATAACTAACATTGACCACTGAACTGAGAACACGAGGTCAGCATAGTCCAAGTCTGATTAAATCTACTAGACAAACAtgtacattattattattatatggtCAGTCGAATTtcagttaattaaaaaaagttactaAAAAGCTCGATTTCATCTAACAATAAAACCATGATTTCCCCGACTAAAATACCCCCTCCCTATTATAGACAATCAGGCTTCcaaacaaatttcatatttatgaaaaaaattgaatgaagTTTGATTCGTTAATTCTAAAAACAATATCAATGTCGTAACGTCTAATTATTAACACCAATATATacagaaacaaatattcttttGACAATGTAAGTCAAATTTTCGAAATTTTCCATTGACcgattttatcatgtttg
Encoded here:
- the LOC134689599 gene encoding uncharacterized protein LOC134689599, whose product is MASKWYQLSNFKCPVPGCDGSQAASWVCAKDKTDMYISQTGYLRCNHVEQGKYSHFGQICTWGFDCGNHGNHPVHRYKQADLQGFSFALSHALQLVSEAGAVWVASLILELGKQYENQ